The genomic stretch gttttacccgttagtaggagctgcagctgagctgggttatgcttcctagagaaaacgaccaactcagttttctccggagagaattcgatacccagcttaagagcccattcagacaaattgtctaaggtatcttgcaatggtccttgcagatcgctagcctcgctaccagtaatggatacaacgctatcgtctgcaagttgccttagcgtgcatgaatttgcaagacattcatcgatgtcattgacgtaaaaattatataagagaggacttaaacatgagccctggggaaggcccatgtaactaattcgggaagttgtcgaatcgccatgtgagaaatacatatgcttttctgacaacaaattgagcaaaaagttattcaaatttagtgaaagtccctgcgaatgaagtttcgcgcttaaaacttctacagagacagagtcaaaagcccccttaatatccatgaacgcagaagccatttgctcttttcgagcaaatgcgagttgaatttcagtagaaagcaacgctaggcaatcgttcgtccctttgccccggcgaaagccaaattgagtatctgaaagtaaaccgtttgtttcgacccatttgtctaaccgtaagaggatcattttctccattaatttccggaggcaagagagcattgcaatcggcctatatgaattgtgatcagaggcaggtttcccgggtttccgaatagcaatgacttttacctccctccagtcatgcggaacaatatttagctcaagaaacttgttgaacaagtccaacaagcgtctttttgcagagtcgggtagattcttcaacaggttgaattttattctatctaaccctggagccttattgttgcacgacaggagagccattgaaaattccaacatcgaaaatggaggctcttccgtagttactataaacgcgtcgcgaaaggttttctgttccggtacagggtccggacagacctttttggcaaaatcgagtatccagcgatctgaatactcctcactctcattcgaaacgtcacggttccgcatgcgcctggcggtatcccaaagagtgctcatcgctgtttccctcgacaacgcgtttacgaaccgccgccagtacccgcgttttttcgcctttactaagctcttcatctgcctgcccagtgcctcgtactttcgtagtaggttgacagtgccgtactcccggtagtccttatacgccgcggaccttcgcgcgtacagctcagagcactctttgtcccaccatttgttgggagggcgttgtctaatcgttaccccgggtatcggtttcgtctgagcttgcgtcgcggcgtcgattatcaagccagctaagaacgcgtattcttcctccggaggaagttcctcgtgagtctcgatagattccgctataatagactcataacgcttccaatcaatattacgtgtaaggtcgtaggaaatattgattgggttcgggggagttgaaccattagcaattgatataacgattggaagatgatcactaccgtggggatcgttgattactttccactggcaatctaacgctagtgatgtcgagcagagggataggtcaagcacgctttcacgtgccggagggttaggtacgcgtgtcgcttccccagtattcaaaactgtcatattgaagtcgtcgatcaagttacagattaaagaagatcggttgtcgtcgtacagcgacccccatagcgaacagtgagagttaaaatctcccaaaatcaaaaaaggtgcgggaagcaattctgctatatcaaggagttgcttctgttcaatccgcgcggatgggggaatatataacgaaacaaggcaaaggtcttttccattcatattcgtttgaatggcaacaacttcaatattcgagatcgaggggaggtcaattctgaaaaaagaatagcactttttgatccctaaaagtacccctccaccgtgtgagtctcgatctcgacgaatgatgttaaaatcgtggaaattaagttggtcatttgaattgagaaaagtttcacaaagcgcgaacgcatcacaattgtatgtgtttatcaaatgtgaaaataaatcaaatttggggatgatacttctgcagttccactgtaacacagtgacaaaattcctaacctctttcaacgaattagtcatcgaaagatacgatagctgaaatgaggggccaagttgctgtgagttgcttcaaaaaggttttcactgttgggagaagggcaagaagaatgttttgaaggggatctggtatgttgaatgttttaaatatccagtccacaatatcagagaattttatgaaccctgtttcttttatgtcttctgatcgagaaatgggtgcccgaagggtttttggtgccccaggaagcggtgggtactcctggtttgatttgaaattaaaaccggggggtacttgcttcggtttttcttcaccgcttcctttttgtgttgtcttattggtcattccgctaggggttatcttacgacctttacgagaaagattaggagagttgagcattctcctcttcctagatccctctggcaaggcataggaacacccttcgacgggatcgtcagatgtaccctcatcggttggcaaaaaggaaaagatgtttcctgtcgagggtggctcagccctcttaagcatttctgcaaaagagcgctttgatcgttccttaagggaacgcttaattttttcctcgcgctgtttgtacgcgggacatgccggaaggtcatgccgagttccctcgcaataaagacacttttcagtatccccactgcaagcgttctcagcatgattgcctccgcacttgctacagcgtgccttgttgcagcagtaggtggctgtgtgacctaactgcttacagttttggcaatgcatgacccgcggtacgaacaggcgtacaggtagacgaaccctgtccaagcggacgtagttcggcagcgcggatccggcgaatgttactcggaaggaatccgaagggaggaatttcttcttcccttcttcgatggatactgaatgcaattgcttgcaatccagtatctttacactttgcatcaaggggtttttaaagcagccaactccatgacgcaaaatgtcatcgacagtgagattcccctcggtaaccacaccgtcgatttctacatccttggcagggatgtacacgcgatactctctcgtgaagagctcgtagccagcaatttcgtttgcttgcttcaagctactcacgacaactcgcagtttgttcggcctcaccttcgtaatctcggttacggccgaaaaatgttttgccaggtctttgccaatttggataatattcaatggcttctttatgggccggaaaaaaacaacgtagggaccgccagcggcatctgggtaagcttttacccgtacttccggtactcttggtacaggacttggcaaaggggagggcacaggggaaggtaggggtgtgctgatgggagaaatttcaatttcttccccgtttgtttccacctccaggaaaagttgcacctgcatgtcgtccattttgcgggagcgttacgctctaccgcacacaaacgataaatattcgaatatgggggggggttcaagtagttgatgttaaattttaaaaacaatttttcaatctacaatggatcaaataaaaaaaaagacagtaatactaatactaataacaatagtaataataataataataataataataattatagtaatagtattaataataacaataataatatcaataataatattaataataatattataacatagtaataatattgataataatagtaaaaattctaaaggtaatacttcaccgaacgtctaagtcacgacctcacggctgatagtaggattaatcgagcgtctccgcagaacaaacaatgacgatccagcttcgtgttgagacacagtggccgtgtcctacacgcgaccttgtagatgccacttgtagttgacttccactcgctcgatcgtatgatggtccgtgctgctagcggggtaacagcggtgcgggagaattattcttgctgatatatcagctgcgtatcgaatcactggcggggtagcctgcccctaccagtgtgcagatgtttctgccgatatataacagtctattgttatcgcgcagcacaagaactaatcgacaaaaaaacacccgtacgataactcgtgtattgttattttgcgaactcaaacggagataaacaatttgcgtctaatcgagacgaaagcaaaacaacgaatgcaattattttttatacaaatgaaaaattcattgagcgtcttagtaaaGGCAAAGTTTCACTTAATTCTCTAACAAaaatttttgtagtagaattctGTTGGAACCTTGcttatattcaatattcagtTTTTATGAAGTTTTGTTATTTCGTTGAGAAAAGCACACCAGTAGTGAAAAAGCAGATGCTATTCCCTAAATAATGATAACTTTCCGTTGTGACCTATATTTTGTGTACAAACACTCGACAAAAAATATCGTAGCACTACTAGATAATCCCACTGCCAGGATAAGAAATGCACCCATTAGATGGGAAGTTGTAAGAACTGTTGCATCGCTGCCCGATGACGACTGTCTAGCGTTGAGTATGTTCTGCTCGTGGGTAGAGTTCATATACATGTTCACCACCTGGACCATAGATACAATCGGTTTTTGTAGTGAAGTTGCAGAATAAGCTACTAAAACCGAGCACAACGCACCTGAATCTCCCAGAAGTACTGGATGCCAGACTGTCTGATGATCATTAGCATGTCGTTGAAAGTTTGCTTGAATGGGCAAGTTTTTGTTACGATGGCAGTACAGCTTTGCCAGAACAAATCGTCCTTTAGGAGTTGCGTCATTTGCGACGATTCACCGTCTAGGTAGTCGATCGGTGAAAAATGTCCGAACTCGCTCCGCTCGCCAACATAACCGAAATCGCGTGTGTTGCGATGTTGTACAAGGTATTCCGTGTCGACAATTCGGTAGTTACTTAGTATGGTTTTCAGATGAACCTGATTATTGCAGACATAGTATATTCATACAGTAAAATTATTAGAAACTAACCTGCTCAGCGTCCAGGACAGCAAACAACCAATCTAGACAAGTTCCACCCCATAGCAATCCGCTGCTGGCCAGATCATAAGGTGTATCAATTGAGGGTTCGTACTGAGGAATCGTCATAATTCCCGCCAGGCCAGCTCCGTACATGTTTCCTACCATAAATCCTGTGAACAAGAGAGAGGTGAACAGTATTGCACTGGACAGGGAATCGTTTCTCAAAGGAGCGTTTTGTTCCATATAAAACCCGATCATGGTGAGAACGGAATCGCTAAAGGACGTCGCTTCTTGTTCGGGTATGTTAAACGTGCGACGGCGGCCTTTAGCTAACATCCACACGGCCAATACTCCGGCAACGAATGTTAGAGCGACTGCAACCCAGAGGTGTTTGGAAAAGGAAAGAAACGGAGTGCGCCAGGGTGGGAGTGTTAGCGGCTTAGGTACCAATGCTGTCACTCCTGACCGACTGATCGGAACAGTGTATGTCGCGTATTTGTATGGTTCAGGCCTAGAAGAAATATCCCGCTAAAATTGCAAATTCATAATATATGTACATATTTCGACCGACCAGTGATAAATCGCAGAAACGCCGAAGTCAGCTTTACGTGTAGCGACTGCACCAAGAACGCCGGTTCCTGTATGATTTTCGTATACTTCACCCCAGGAAGCCGCTTCGTCTGGCAGCAGAAAATCAGATAGTATTGATACGTACCACTTGAAATTCAGTAAAAAACGCACCAAAATAAGTTTCAATAGTGCAGTTGAATCTGCGGCAAAACTCCAGCAGCAAGCGCGGTTCTGTTCCATCAACAAACAACGGGGTGTCATCTGTATCATTGAACTGGGGGTCATAACGTGCGTTCGTTTTTTCCTGAGTCTATGAATGATAATCGCCGGAACATTATATCGTTTCCTTGAGAAACTACTACTACCGATATTTCGTAGTACGAGAACGGAGGGTACATAACCCCGCGAAGCCGAATCGGAATCCCGTTCATGTTGGACGACTTGTCAGGGAAATAGTCCGGAGGATCTATTTTTCGAAGCTTCACGAGGGTTGAGCCCCGGGATCCATTGCTAAATATTTCTGTAGTATAAAATTCCTTCGGTTCATGATTGTTGTTGATAATAATCAATAGTAAATCTCGTAGTTCTGataatatttattattaaatcATTACTAACTCTTTTAGCttgtatgaaaatatttacaaacctTTGACAGCTTGATGTTCGGTTAAATCTCTAGCGGCAGTCGAGTCCAAGAAGGTCTTCACGATAACGAGCTTTTTCCGAGCAGATCTTTGATCTGAGGCATCGTGAACCTCGATGAAGGCATCTAAAAAATGTGACAGACCATTTTCGAACACTATGAAGGACTGACAACCGTTGTCTACGCCGCGTTGAAAGCTAATATTGAACGCTTTATCGACATCGATTATCATCGAAGGAAAAGTGACATCAAATTTAATCGAATCCCTGCTTGATTTGATAATACAGATACAAAAATACTCCGAAAGGTAGGTCAGTACAACGTAACTAATTAACTTGGTTACTGGCGAATCGACGACGTCGGATTGTGAGCTAAATAGCACTTGCTGCATCATTGTAGACTAACTGGAGTTCGAAAaggtttctatatttttatgttcGCAAATTGAATCCACTACCGATCGATAAAATGATTAACCAGCACATTAATATGATACATACAATCAattctaaattatttctatCGTGCCATAGTATGATGTGTTGTGTACACGATaggattttattattcaaattgaaCTCCAATCACAGTTCTAATCACAGCTGATCAAAATGTCACAACTATATTGAATTACATTAATATATAGCACAATACGAGATTTGAACAATGTAGTTACCTCTAATTTGGAACCAATTTACTTTTACTTGTTATTTCTGATAATGATTGTTATTAATCTGTTCTAGAGCATATTATTTCGTTACAAAGTTGAAACGTTAGTAATAGGGTTTGATTGGACTCCcttaaactaattaagatataacCATCGATCATCAATTGCAAAACCATCGTTTTATAAATTAGCTTTGAATATTTTCATCAATTAAAATACGATGCAAACTGgaaaatatcaattcttaatcaagaaaatgtcagaaatagttgaagagggtGTTTATCAGAcacaaccgcaaggttaacgaGCAGAATTGCGGCAGCATGCCGatgtatttttttccaataggtttggaaatacactcgattgagGTTATTCGATTTAATGGTATGAAGTGCTAAGTTTCAGTTATAGTTCATTAATTAACTGGTAACCCTGAAAAGAAGCATTGATATTGGATTGCTATTTACCGATGACACGAAATGATTCTAGTTCTTTGTTATTATCCGCTCCACATACACTGTAGGCAAGCAATTGAGACATAACGGTCATTAACACGCGCTACCGTTATAATCACAGGTATTAACAGTGGCCAAATGGCTGAGAGTAAACGCGACGCGACAGATTCCGACATGTCCAGACATGTTCGACAATGCTATGCAGTGCTGCAGTCCACTGGTTGGTTCGTTTACTGTAGAACGTTGCGATCgaataaaatgtttttgaaaaaatgtctgCAATTACTCCAAATCTGAAAAGTTCTATAAGCAGCtcgaaaaaaaatgcataaaCGTCTGTTAAAAACCGCACATTTTTTGAGAGGATCCATGCAAATACAAGTGGGCACTAACAAAAATATACAGAaactaaaaaaatgcaaatcaaTTACAATCTGCACATGGACTCTAAATTTTGTATTCTGTATTTTCTGGTATTCCTAAATGAATCGCCTGCTCGGTCTTGCTGCCTTGCTGGCTGTAGCTCGAGCCAGATTCCAGTAAGACTCACCTGTCTGTCAACTGTTTTCTTGCTACAGTTATCGGttatacaatgaagactaaatttctgtaCGCTAGCTTTTTAGCGTGACTAtatagttctagcattaaggg from Wyeomyia smithii strain HCP4-BCI-WySm-NY-G18 chromosome 3, ASM2978416v1, whole genome shotgun sequence encodes the following:
- the LOC129729084 gene encoding uncharacterized protein LOC129729084, whose amino-acid sequence is MMQQVLFSSQSDVVDSPVTKLISYVVLTYLSEYFCICIIKSSRDSIKFDVTFPSMIIDVDKAFNISFQRGVDNGCQSFIVFENGLSHFLDAFIEVHDASDQRSARKKLVIVKTFLDSTAARDLTEHQAVKELRDLLLIIINNNHEPKEFYTTEIFSNGSRGSTLVKLRKIDPPDYFPDKSSNMNGIPIRLRGVMYPPFSYYEISTQEKTNARYDPQFNDTDDTPLFVDGTEPRLLLEFCRRFNCTIETYFDEAASWGEVYENHTGTGVLGAVATRKADFGVSAIYHWPEPYKYATYTVPISRSGVTALVPKPLTLPPWRTPFLSFSKHLWVAVALTFVAGVLAVWMLAKGRRRTFNIPEQEATSFSDSVLTMIGFYMEQNAPLRNDSLSSAILFTSLLFTGFMVGNMYGAGLAGIMTIPQYEPSIDTPYDLASSGLLWGGTCLDWLFAVLDAEQVHLKTILSNYRIVDTEYLVQHRNTRDFGYVGERSEFGHFSPIDYLDGESSQMTQLLKDDLFWQSCTAIVTKTCPFKQTFNDMLMIIRQSGIQYFWEIQVVNMYMNSTHEQNILNARQSSSGSDATVLTTSHLMGAFLILAVGLSSSATIFFVECLYTKYRSQRKVIII